From the genome of Pelosinus fermentans DSM 17108:
GAATAAATGCACACGATATGTAGTAGGCTGTCCTCCCACCGCAGCTGATATTATAAAAGTATTGGAGTCTGTCTAATTACTGATTGCAATTGTCATTAATTGTAAATTTAAAAGAGAATTCATAAAAAGAGATAATTACATAAATTATTATTAGTTGTTAAGCAGGATTTTCAATTTTTAATGCGAATAACCAATACAAGTGGTAGGATGACCGTGTTATCTTATAAATCGAAATCAGGAGGGGCTGTTCTGAAATTTCAATCTGTAAAACAAACGAAAACCTATGCTGAAATTGTTGGGCAAATCAGCAAGCTTATTGAACAAGGCGAACTAGAGCCAGGTGAACGCCTTCCTTCCGAAAGAACATTGTCTTCAGCCTTGAATATTGGACGGCAATCTCTTAGAGAAGCACTCAGTGTCTTAGAAGCAATCGGTTTATTAGAGGTAAGACATGGTATCGGGACTTTTGTAAGACAGGATGCAGTATCAAATTTGACGACAATTCCTAAAGAGGATGAAAGTTTGATGAATCCTTTTGAATTATTGGAAGCAAGACGAGTAATCGAAGTAGAGTTAGTTAGCCTTGCGGCAAAGAGGGCTACAGAGCAAGAGATTGAAGAAATGGAAAAGGCTTTGGAAGCTTTAAAAAATAATCTGGATGAAGGGCAGCATGCTTTTGAGCTGGACCGGAAAGTTCACTTGGCATTTGCACGAGGTGCAAAGAATGAAATATTATATCGCACAATGCTTGAGATAACCAATCAAATGAGTAAGCATTTGTGGACAATTATGAAAGAGAAAAGTTTAGAAGTTTTAGGACGCGGCGAGAAATACCATAAAGAACATGAAAAAATTTTTAATGCTATAAAAAGCAGAGATTCAAAAATGGCTACACATGCAATGCTTGAACACCTCAAGAATATAGAACGTGCTTTTTTACAAAGATAATGTAGGTAGAACAGTCGAGATGGAATGACTGTTCATTATCTTTGAAAGAGTTTAAGATTATTTTTTTGTGTTAGGTGGTACGATCACCTAGACAGTTGATTATCAAAAAAGTATCTAGATGGTGAAAATACTGCAGTTCTTTTGATTTACTGTTTTAAATACAGTATTAGTTGGTATATTGCCGTGTATTTCTTTCTAGGAATGTTCTTTGATTCCTAGAAAGTTACAAAATATTTTATTCATAGGTATATCGTAAAAATGAAATGGGAGGTATTTACAAATGATTGAATCTATGAAAAAATACATGCAAGTCGGAATCGTAAATTTTATGGCCTATCCTGCGACGATAAAGGGGGAAGGTCCTATCTTGGAAGCAGCTAAGAAAATTGCAGCAGATGATTATTTTGATGCCATTGAACTGACCTGGATAAAAGACAAAGACATCCGCAGACAAGTGGCACAAGTCGTTAAAACCGCTGGCTTAACAGTAGGCTATGGCTGCCAGCCAAGGCATCTGACAACAGGCTTAAACATTAACTCCCTGGATGAAAAAGTACGTATAGAAGCCCTGGCTTCCTTAAAAGAAGGTGTGGACGAAGCCTATGAATTAGGCGCTGTAGGTTGTGCCTTTCTTTCGGGAAAATATGAAGAAGCCAAAAAAGAAGAAGCCTTTGCGGCCCTCGTAAAATCAACCAAAGAACTATGTGCCTATGCCAAAGCAAAAGGAAATCTAAAAATTATTCTCGAAGTATTTGATTATGACTTTGACAAAAAATCCTTAATCGGCCCTGCTGCTCTTGCCAAACGTTTTGCCCAAGAAATTCGAGCTGAATATGATAACTTTGGGCTCATGGTAGACCTAAGTCATATTGCCCAATTACATGAAACCGTTGAAGAAGCCATACTGCCAATTAAAGACTATATTGTTCACGCTCACATAGCCAATTGCGTGGTTGAAAACCCATCCATGGAAGGCTATGGAGACTTACATCCCCGCTTTGGTTTTCCCAATGGTGTTATCGGTGTAGACGAAATCGTCCACTTCTTGCGCGTACTCATGGACATCGGCTTTATCAGTGAAGAAAATCGTCCCATTGTAAGCTTCGAAGTAAAACCCTGGGGGGATGAAGACCCAGACCTGGTAGTTGCCAATGCAAAACGAGCTTTAAACCTAGCCTGGGCTAAACTATAAAGTCTCATTTAGGACGGCAAAGGATGAGCATAACTAACGCTTCGCCGTTTTACTTAACCTACGCTTTTAGTTATGCTCATCCTTTGCCTGTTTACTGTTTACAGCTATATATGGTTGTTTTTCGAGAATATACTATAAAAAAATGGAGGAAGATCCTATTATGAAAATCGTTGTATTAGATGGCTATACCCTAAATCCTGGTGACTTAAGCTGGGATGGTCTAAAAGCACTCGGTGAAGTGGTGGTCTATGACAGAACACCAGCTGACAAAACCATTGAAAGAATTGGGGACGCCCAGATCGTTTTCACCAACAAAACCGTTATTGATCAAAAAGTCTTTGCTGCCTGCCCGAATATCAAATTTATCGGCGTATTGGCAACGGGTTACAACGTGGTAGATGTGGAAACTGCCAAAACAAAAAGCATACCCGTAGCCAATATTCCAACCTATGGCACCACTGCCGTATCGCAAATTACCATTGCTTTGCTGCTGGAAGTATGCCATCACATTGGAGAACACAGCCGAAGTGTACTAAAAGGTGACTGGACCAATTGCCCAGACTGGTGCTACTGGAACTATCCGCTCATCGAACTTGCCGGTAAAACACTGGGTATTATCGGATTCGGCAGAATTGGTCAGGCAACCGCGAAGATTGCTCAAGCGTTGGGAATGAAGGTATTAGCCTTTGACTCCTATGAAATTGAAGAATTAAAAAGCGATACCCTGCAGTATGCAAGTCTTGATGAACTATTGGCAAACTCCGATGTCATTTCCCTGCACTGCCCGCTGTTTGACAGCACCAAAGGCATTGTGAACAAAACGAATATTGCCAAAATGAAAGATGGAGTTATCATTATCAATACCTCCCGGGGTCCTTTGATTGTGGAAGAAGACCTGGCAGAAGCGTTAAACAGCGGCAAAGTATATGGAGCGGCATTGGATGTTGTTTCCTCTGAACCGATTAAAGCAGACAATCCATTACTCACTGCAAAGAACTGCATTATTACGCCTCATATTGCCTGGGCACCAAAAGAATCCAGATCCAGACTGATGGATATTGCAGTGGATAATCTAACAAAATTCTTGGCAAATACACCGGTGAATATTGTGAATCAGTAAGAGTTGCTAGATAAAATACATTGGCTGTGTAGAAGGTTTTATTTCACTAGAGATAATAGTAAACATAGATTAATAATTGGTAAAATGATAAAATAATAAGAATAAGAGTATGAGAATGATTTCATACTCTTATTTACATGGAGTATCATAGATATCTAGATTGATAAAGGATGTGATGGATATGCGTATTGTCGTGGCCCCCGATTCATTTAAAGGAAGCGCGTCAGCTGTAGCTGTAGCAAATGCTATGGAGGCAGGAATATTATCCGTTTTCTCAGATGCCGAGGTAATTAAAGTACCAATAGCGGATGGAGGAGAAGGTACAATTGAAGCTCTTGTTGTAGCTACTGGTGGACAAATCATTACAGAAACTGTCCTTGGACCATTAGGAAATCCGCTGGAGGCTCATTGGGGGATACTTGGCGATGGGGAAACCGCTGTCATTGAGATGGCAGCTGCGTCAGGATTGCCTTTGGTACCCCAGGACAAGCGCAATCCTCGCATCACTACTACTTATGGTACAGGTGAATTAATAAAGGCGGCTCTTGATCGAGGAATTCGCAAATTAATCATTGGAATAGGCGGCAGTGCAACGAATGATGGCGGAATGGGAATGGCTTGTGCTTTAGGAGCAAAATTTCTGGATGCTGTTGGCAACTCCCTGCCTAGTGGAGGAGCGGCATTACAGCAGTTAACAAAGATTGATGTGAGTCAAATGGATGTACGTTTAGCAGAAACGACAGTAGTCGTTGCCTGTGATGTTGATAATCCTTTATGCGGACCCCGGGGAGCATCGGCTGTTTATGGTCCGCAAAAAGGTGCTACGATAGAAATGATTGCTGAGTTAGATGCGGCATTAGCAAAATTTGCTGCGATTGCTAAGCAGGTTATAGGAAAAGATGTGGCCCAATATCCAGGGGCAGGAGCTGCCGGCGGTCTTGGAGCCGGCTTACTGCTTTTTACCAATGCAAAGTTATTGCCTGGTGTTGAGATTATACTTGAGGCGGTACGCTTTTCTGATATTGCCAGAGAAGCGGATGTTATCATTACTGGTGAAGGTTGCACTGATTTTCAAACTGCTTGCGGGAAAGCTCCAGTAGGTGTAGCGCGCATTGCTAAAGCGCACGATGTTCCTACTTTTTGTTTATCCGGTAGTTTAGGTAAAGGATCTGAAGAAGTATATTCCAGTGGGATTAGTGGTTTAATGAGTATTATTCCTTCGCCAATGAATTTAGCTGACTGCATGACAAATGCTCCTGAATTGATAGAAGCAGCAGCAGAACGATTATGCCGCATTATAAAAACGAGCATGGAGCTGGGGATAAACGTAAAGAAATAAGAAAGAGAGTAAAGCTCATATCCCAACATGGGATATGAGCTTTACTTTCTTTTGTGGTCTTCTCAGTTGTAAAAAAATGAGAAAATAGAGTAGAAGTATAATGCTTAAAGAACAAGTATTTTCTAATAATAAACAAAAAATTGACAAATTTAGCAAGGAATTAAGACGATCCTTGTGGAACCAAGTCATATATATTTTTTGTTGATCGTGTAAATGATTGGCAGTGACTAATGGATAGGAAAGGAGTTAATGGCCATGGGCAGCAGGCTAATTGCTAGTATTTTTATTATAGGATTTGTTTGGCTTGGCAGCGGGTGCAGCAGTAATACGATTGGGCAGCAGAGTAAGACGGATGACATTATCATTGCCAGTGCCAATCCCATGACCGGCAACTCTAAAGAGTTTGGCAGCATGAAAGTAAAAGCCATTCAATTAGCTTTAGAGGAAGCAAATGCAGCTGGCGGCATTCAAGGCAGAAACATTACATTATTGGTGGAGGATGATGCCAGTTCACCAAAAGAAGCTCATAATTTGGCAGGAAAAATAGTAGCAGACCAAGCTGTAGTAGCAGTGCTTGGTCACTGGAACAGCGCTAGTACCATGGCAGCTAGAAACGTATATAATGGTGCAGGAATTCCTGTAATTACCGATTCGGTAAATAAAACGATTACAGATGGTACAACACCCTATATGTTTAGAATCATTCCAACAGATAAGGCAGAAGCAGAAGGCCTGGGAGAATATTCTTTTTATCAGCTAGGCTTAAAGAAAATGGCGATTATTTACGTCAATAATGATTACGGCAAGGGAATGAAGGATTATTTTCGTGAGAAGCTGCAGCGCATTGGCGGTGAAATTACAGCCATTGAAATCTTTTCGGAAGGACGAACTACTGATTTTTCTTCTGAATTGTATAAAATAAAGTATTCAAAACCCGATGGAATTTTTATAGCGGGATATTCTTCGGAAGCAGCATTTGTTGTTCGTCAAGCGAGAGAGATCGGGATAGACCTTCCAATCATCGGTACAGATGGAATTAGCTCAGAAGAATTTATCTTGCTAGGTAAAGAAGCGGTGGAAGGCGTACGTTTTAATGGTTTTTTTTATAATGGCATACAGGAGAATGGATCTGAAGAATTCATAAAACGTTTTCAGGATCGCTATCATAAAGAACCTGACAGTTATGCAGCCTTGGCTTACGATTCAGCTCAATTGTTGATTCAGGCGATGAAAAAGAGTGGTGCCAGCCGTGAGGGGATTTATGATTATCTTAGTAAGGTGGAAGATTTTCCTGGTGTTACAGGGCGTATTACTTTTGATCAGCATCATGATGTGAACAGAAAAATGATGATCTTGACGATTCGAAATGGAAAGATTATCAAGGATGATATACAGCCTTAAAGGAGCCGATCTTGAAGGGGAGGATCCATAGCATGAAGATTCGTTCTCAGCTGCTTTTAGTAATGGTGGTATCATTATTCCTGATGACTTCACTCGTTACTGGTGTACAGATGTATACTGCTTACATCCAAGAGAAAGAAAGTATGCAGGGAATTCTACAAAATCAGGCTACGCAATTTAGTAACCAAGTGGAAATGTGGTTTACTCTTATAAAACAAGGCGGTCACCTTTTTGTAAGTGAATATTTTGTTCAAAATGCAACTCAGCAAGAAATGCAAAAGCTTTTGGGAAATATGCATAATGAACTAAATGCTTTTGATGATCTTATTGTAGTAAAGGCAAATGGAGAAATCACTAATATCTATCCTCATAATCCCAGTGCAATTGGAAAAAGTTTGGCGGGTTACAGTTACTTCCAAGATACCATTACATCGAGAACCTCCCAAATTAGTAAGTTGTTGATTAGTCCTACGACTGGGAAACCTGTCATTGTCATTACCCAGCCGATCATAAAAGAGAATGGGGAGTTAACAGGGGTATTATTACAAAATATTAAGTTGGATGTATTACAGGACATAAGTGAAGATGCAAAGATTGGTCAAACAAGTCAAACACTTGTTTTTACTTCCGATGGAAAAGTAATTGTACCGCAGCATATTGAACCTGCGGGGCATATTTCCTATGTTCCAAGTGAGCTTACTGATTTATTTAAAAAAGATTTGCGCAGTATAAGCCAGTTTACTAGAAATAATACAGAGATAGTTTTGGCTGCCACTAATCGTGTAAAAACTCCAGGCTGGGGCATTGCTGTTACTATTACAGAAAAAGAAGTATTACAAGGTTTCTATGATAGTATTAAATATGGCATAGTCACCTTCTGTATTATCTTTTTGTTGCTTTCTTTGGTTTCTCTCTTGATTTTCAATACGTTATTTCGTTCGATTACTACGGTAACAAAACATTTTACAAGTATGAATGAGGGGAATTTTGTTTCTGCAAAAATCAGTGAAGAGATCATTCGCTCTGCTCCTCAAGAATTGCAAGAATTATGTACAACTTTCAATACCATGTCACAGACGATTCAAAAGAATATGGATGTAATACAGAAAACAAACAAAGAACTGATGGTCAGCGAAGAGCGCTGGCAGCTGGCCTTGCAGGGGAACAATGAGGGGATTTGGGATTGGGATATAAAAACTGACAAAACTTTCTTTTCTGCCAGAGTGATGCAAATGTTTGGATATGATGATGCAGAAGTTTTTAAAAGTATGGAGGAATGGCGAAAGAGAATCCATCCAAATGATTCTGAAAGGATTGAGCAGTGTCTGCAGGATTATCTTGGAAAAAAAACAGACTTTTTTCGTGGGGAATATCGTTTTTGCTGCAAGGATCATAGCTTTAAATGGGCATTTGTCAGCGGGCAGGCAGTCTGGGATGAACAGTGTATGCCATTGCGGGTTGTTGGCTCGATCAGTGATATTACGCAGCGTAAAATAGCTGAGGAAGCACTGCTCCAAGCCCATGAGCAGCTAGAGATCAAGGTAGAACAACGAACTAAAGATTTGCTGGCGATGAACGAAGAATTACAAGGCGTAAATAAAGAATTACAGTATACTTTGGAGAACTTGCAACAAACTCAGACACAGCTAGTGCATGCGGAGAAGATGGCTTCTCTTGGCAGTTTAGTTGCAGGGATTGCCCATGAAATTAATACGCCAGTAGGAGTGGGGGTAACGGCTACTTCTCATTTACAAAAGGTAACGAAGGACTTTGTTGATTTATACGCTGCTGGCGATCTAAAGCGTCGAGACTTATCAAATTATTTAGCCGATTCCGAAGAAGCCTTATCCATTATTTTTTCTAATTTAGAACGGGCATCCCAATTAATTCGTAGTTTTAAACAAGTTTCTGCAGATCAATCGAGTGAAGCCAGACGTGTTTTTAATATTAAACAATATTTGAACGAAATATTATTAAGTTTACACCCAAAAATTAAGCGAACGCAGCATAAAATTATCGTTCAATGTGATGAAACTTTACAAATTGATAGTTTTCCAGGAGCCTTTGGACAAATTATCACCAATTTAATTATGAATTCTTTAATCCATGCCTATGATCCTGATCAAGGAGGAAGGCTTACCATTACTATTTTGGAAGATGCAAACATCATATCTCTGATTTATTCTGATGACGGAAAGGGCATGAGCAAAGAAGTGGCATCGCAAATCTTTAATCCTTTTTTTACCACAAATCGAGGCATGGGTGGAACTGGTTTAGGATTATATATTTTATATAACCTTGTAAAACAACAGTTTAATGGAACGATTGAATGTGAGAGTCAATTGGGAAAAGGAACGAAATTTATAATTAACATTCCAGCTGAGAGGAGGGTACGTAATGGCAAAGAATGATGATGAACTATTATTTGAAAAATGGGAGGAGGAACTTCCCGTATCAGAAAGTGAGTTTTCACCTATTCATAGGGGGAAATGGAAGGTCTTAATTGTTGATGATGAAGAAGAAGTTCACCATGTAACCAAATTGGCACTTCGCCGCTTTACTTTTGATGCTAAGGCAATAGAGTTTATCAGTGCTTATTCAGCAAGTGAAGGGCGAGGTTTATTAGTGGAGAATCCGGATATAGCTGTGATATTGCTGGACGTGGTCATGGAGGAAGAAAATTCAGGCTTGCAGTTGGCTCGCTATATTCGCAATGAATTACAGAATCGTTTAGTTAGGATCATTCTGCGGACTGGTCAGCCTGGTCAGGCTCCGGAACATGATGTGGTAGTAGAATATGATATTAATGATTATAAGGAAAAAACAGAGCTAACATCGCAAAAGCTGCATACTACCTTAGTAACAACCCTGCGTTCTTTTCGGGATTTGAGTATTATTGATATGAATCGCCGCAGTTTAAAGCAAATCATTGATTCATCAGCTACTATTTTTCAGCTTCAATCGATGACAAAATTTGCTTCGGCGGTATTATCACAGCTGGTGACGATTCTGCACCTGAATCCTAATGCATTGTATTGTCATGCATCTGCCTTTGCCGCAACAAAAGAAGGAATAGATGATTTTTGTATACTGGCGGCAACTGGTACCTATGAAAAGTTGATTGGTACTAAGTTGCAGAAAGATATAGAAACGAAAGTAGGACAAGATATTGAAGCAACTTTTCAGCAAAAGAAAAGTTTGTATTTTCCGGATCGTTTTGTAATTTACTTTTGCAGTAAACAAGGTTCAGAAAATGTAATCTACTTAGATGGTGTCGCTTCTTTAAGTATTTGGGATAAGGATTTAATTGAGGTTTTTTGCACCAATGTATCTATTGCTTTCGACAATATTTATTTAAATGAAGAGGTAGAAGATGCACAAAAGGAAATTCTCTTTACATTAGGAGAGATTGCTGAAGCACGCTCTCAGGAAACAGGATGTCATGTGAAAAGAGTTGCTGAAATTGCAAAATTATTAGCATTAGCTTATGGCCTTTCTCCTGAAGAAGCAGAAAATTTGCGTTTAGCTGCTCCGATTCATGATGTCGGTAAGTTGGCAATTCCAGATGCGATTTTAAATAAACCAGGTAAACTGACTCCTGATGAATTTACCATTATGAAAAGGCATTCTCCTGTAGGCTATGAAATGTTAAAAAGATCAAAGCGTTCCATATTAAAAAGCGGAGCCCTTATCGCTCATGAGCATCATGAGCGATATGATGGCAGCGGATATCCACGAGGACTGGCAGGGGAAGAAATCCATATTTATGGTAGAATTGTTGCATTGGCAGATGTTTTTGATGCCTTGAGGAGTGAGCGGATTTATAAAAAGGCTTGGCCATTAGATGAGATACTGCATTATATTGCCAAAGAGCGGGGAGCTCATTTTGATCCTAAACTAGTGGACCTTTTTATGAATAAGTTGGATGCAATCTTGCAAATTTGTGAAAAATTCCCGGATTAATAAAGAACTAATGAAAACTATCTTGACATTTTAAGCTATAATCCTTTGTTTTTTATAAATTAAATAATAAATAATGGAAGGTATTTGAAAAATAAATGGCGAATTTTATCAAATAAACCTGGTATATCAGAGAACAGAGAAAATAGATACATTGTTAGTAAGTATTAATAAAAAACGATATTTTATCAAAATGGGGAGGTAAAAAGTAATGTACTCTTTTTCCTCACTTGCAGAATTTGCGATTCTGCGGGATTCAATAAAAAGAGAATTGGTTCAAACGTGTGAAGAGGACGCCCTTCGTCTATTTATTGCCATCAATGAAGGGGTTAATAATGCAATTTTTCACGGTAATAAGGAAGATAATACTAAAAAGGTACAGATTATTATAGAAAGATCACCAGAAGATGTACAAATTATTATTCGCGATGAAGGTGACGGGTTCGTAAAGACGAAAAAAACTGCTGGCATGGAATTATGGGATGAAAATGGGCGAGGCCTTGATTTAATAGGTCTTTATGTAGATTCTTGTTGGTGGAACACCAAAGGAAATGAGATTACCTTAGTAAAAAAAATTAATCCTGCCTATTGTAAACCTTTTAGAACTTATACCAGTTTATAAGATGAGGAAATTGAACATGGAGAGGGGATACACAATTGGAGATTACTACAAATATTAGTGAAAAAGAAGTGATTGTAACCTTATCTGGAAGTATGTATGTGGAGGACGCTGCCGTATTACGAGAAAAGCTGATGGGTTTCATAGAATCTGGATATAAACAATTTATCATCAAACTGCACAATGTAGATTATATTGATAGTTCAGGTCTTGGTGTACTTGTCGCGATACAAAAGAAGGTGCTGCCGAAAGAAGGGCATGTAACCTTAACAGGTGCCAAAGGTGTCGTAAAGGAATTATTTGAATTAACAAGATTAAACAAGGTATTTACGATGCAAGCATAGTAAGGAGTTAAGTAGATGAGTGTTTCACAGGGGATTTTTAGCGGTATGTGTGATTATTGCCAGCGTTTTGATCTGTTTAACATGATCAATGATGCACTGCTATTAATCGATTTTGAAGATGGAAAAATATTATTTATGAATCAAAAGGCACTGACGCTGTATCAATATACCCAAGAAGAATTTTTGACCTTGTTCGCGGATGATATAGCAAACAGTTCAATGAGAACATTGCGAGAAAATATGGAGTTAGCTAAGACGCATAAAGAGGGGTATATTTTTACTACCAACCATATTAAAAAAGATGGAACTATTTTTAAAGTAGAAGTAAGTGCCCGTTATATGAAGTTACATGGAACTCCTGTTTTTGCTGCTGTTATAAGAAACCTTACCTTTGATGGAAAAATGCGGGAAGAAATTCAAATGGCTGGTAAAGTGCAGCATAGAATGCTGCCACGAGATTTAGAAAATGAATTATTTCGTATCCGATCGGTTTATCAGCCTCATCATTATGTGAGTGGAGACTTATATGATTTTGTTTATGAAGAAAAATCTCAATTGCTGTTTGGCATTATGATTGATGTTATGGGGCATAGTGTTGCAGCTGCACTGCAGACGAGTATCCTAAAATATCTTTTTTTAAAAGCGATTAAGAAGAACATTACAATAAATGACAGACTGGCATGGATTAATAAAGAAGTGATGCCCTTTTTTAAAGGGGGACAATTCGCCGGTGTATTTTTATTTGAGTTTGATTTCATGTGCAATACTCTCACCTATGCAGCGGGAGGAATTAATCATTTTATCATCTTAAAAGAGCAAGGACCACACATTATAAAAACCCCCGGACTTTTCTTAGGGATTAATGAAGATGAGGTCTATGATCAGGGAAGTTATCATTTTACATCCGGTGAGAGTTTTCTATTTTTAACAGATGGTTTGTTTGAGAGAATTGTCCAGCCTATGGATCATGAGCTGGATTTTTGGAGTATTCACGAATTGTCCAAAAAAATTCTTAACAGTGGTGAATGCAAGGATG
Proteins encoded in this window:
- a CDS encoding SpoIIE family protein phosphatase, which codes for MSVSQGIFSGMCDYCQRFDLFNMINDALLLIDFEDGKILFMNQKALTLYQYTQEEFLTLFADDIANSSMRTLRENMELAKTHKEGYIFTTNHIKKDGTIFKVEVSARYMKLHGTPVFAAVIRNLTFDGKMREEIQMAGKVQHRMLPRDLENELFRIRSVYQPHHYVSGDLYDFVYEEKSQLLFGIMIDVMGHSVAAALQTSILKYLFLKAIKKNITINDRLAWINKEVMPFFKGGQFAGVFLFEFDFMCNTLTYAAGGINHFIILKEQGPHIIKTPGLFLGINEDEVYDQGSYHFTSGESFLFLTDGLFERIVQPMDHELDFWSIHELSKKILNSGECKDDASGVGILIR